The window TTGCATGCACATATTTTTATTGTGTATAATTCTAGGACATTTTATCATATGAACCCATTGAGGAATTTTTTTGAATATCTGAAATACTTTCTAAttcaaatgacattttaaaaataacaagtaatTTAACTGTAGCATGAGGCACATGAAAGAAAAACATGATAAGACAAACTTTTAATATTTAcaccaaatgaaaaaattattttaatcatatgAAGtggaatagaaaagaagaaaatgtgttcAGTGTGCTGAACTCCTTAtattttttgtttcgtttttagTGCACATgcgagagtgagagacagagatggaaacAAAGACAgcctggaaggaagagagatcagaaaaatcaactcgtagttgcagcacttcagttgttcattgattgctttctcatatatgccttgatcagaggctacagccaacccagtgacttagggctcaagccagcaaccttgggcttaagctagcgaccatggaatcatgtctctGGGCAgtcctggggtttcgaacctgggtcctcagtgtgcatgttgatgctctatccactgtgccactacctggttaggCAGAACTACTTATGTTTTATAAAGGAAGTCAACGGATTCACTTCCCAAtgatgataaattaaaaatataattgtaagTTTATGGTTCAGAgcttataataataaagaaaattagaatagCTGGCCTCTGGAAAATGGGATTCAGGGAGACTGTCACCTTGTACACACTTCTCTATCATTTGGGGGGAAATTATACACATGAATGGATACTGCTTTgataataaaaactaacaaacaagaaAAGTGGGTTCAAGCCACAATAAACTTTCAACCACTCTGTGATATACTTTCATCTTTAGTGTTAAAGAGCAATGCAAACATATTGTTTCACATTGCTCTCAGGCTCACAGTTGTCAACCTGAGCTCCACAACAGTGATTACTCACTGGCAGGATGACCGGATGGGGTAGGATGGGCGTGGCTGACATGTGAGCGGAAGGGGGAAAATGATGAGAAACATCTTGGTGAGAGATCACGTCTCCAACTGCTCTGATCTCTGACTTGACCACAGTCCCTGCACAGGAAATTGCAAGATCTCTCCAGTATCTTGACGAATCTTGCCTGGTCGCCAGCTTTCACCTCAGCTCCTGCACACATCTCCCAATTTATAGGACAGAGAAGTATCCTCTGGCATCACTCAATCCCAGAAAGGCTCAACCTTTCAGCACAGAACAGCTTTCCACCTGTGGCCAGAAGAATGGAAGAAAGGTAAGACTGTACACCCAGAACTGGTCTATGTCCAAAGCCAGTAATGGTTTTTTCTCTAAGGTCTCATCCGCATGATTCTTCTTTGGGTGCTACGTGTAGGAGTCATGGTGCATCCTCCAGGAAAAGGCAGAAGGCACGAAGCTCTTCTCTAGCATCTTTGGCTGTAGCAGCTCTGGCCGTCAGAGATGTAAATAAACCTATCTCTGTTCTGATCCATCTCCCCATACGCTCCGCTTCATTCCAATCATTCAAATCTGTTTGTCATGGGGAGAATGCTGTCTCTTACACTAATTTAGGGAGCAATGTAAAATGTAAGCACTGCTTCCCAGTCAGAACTGCTATTAACCCAGATTTCGTTGTCTTGAAAATTCTTCTCATATGGATCTGGCAAAAAGCATCAGGAGTGCAAAAAGCATCAGGAGTAAACACCCAAACTGAGATAAATGAAGAGTGTTTCATGGGGACTAGTGAGCAGGTTTAAAGGATAGTGACAACACATGGTATAGCACCCTAAGACAAGCAACAACGGAGCACTGTTTCCACCCCAAGGCTTAAAGGGACCAGGGAAGGGGCAGGTACAGAGAGAATGGAGCCGTAACCATTACAGTAGTGATAGGAGAGGACCACCAGCCAGGTGACAAGCAGGGCCACTGCCAACACCACCCAGCAGGGCGAGAACCAGGAGATGAAAAGCCcaaatctctctttccctgccctgCAGTCTCCTGGGAGCTCAATTCAAATGGAAATCAGAAGGATGAGAAACAGggtagagaaagatgaaaaggggGTCCTCAGGGCACATGCACACTTTCCCTCACATCTCCTTGACCTCCTCACCATTTTCTAATTCctgggtttttctttatttcaatgtCATTGAATCGTTTCTCATCTCATCACCCTCGGAGttattttttcctcctgtttGCACCATCTTtctctagtttcacttttatgaatCAATCACCTATGTTCATTAAAAAATGCCTTGCCTTTGgactgtaattttaaaagaaaaacatacccTTTAAGGTTTAGAGTATATGGTTGGTTCATGTAACAGAGACCTGTTATAATAAAGACTTAAACAAGAGAGAAAGTGTACTCGTCCTAGACCGGAGGCTCCAAGGCATTCAGACGTGAGCGTTCCTTCTGACTCGCTTCTCTCTATCCCGGACGGGTGCCCTCACTCCCATGGTCCTACGTGGCTCCCAGACACATCAGCACTcaggccagacagagaaagaaaagaagggaaggccACGCTGCTCACATTAAAGGCCAAACCCAAGGGTTGATCATTTCATTTACACTCACCTCCCAGTGGCCTGGGCCTAGTCATATGGTGTTATTAGTATCAAGGGAGTTGAAAAATGGGGTCCTTTCTCTGGTCTTAAAACTCTCAGAATCATTATGTAACCAAAGAGGATCTCTGCACCCCCTGCTTCTCCCTCACATTTTGAGTTCACATAAAGATTTTTCAAGACCTCCTCAGGGATAATAAACAATGTAACAAAGAACACTGGGGAAGCCTGTGACAGGACTCCAGGAGACCAGGACTGGTGATGCCCCCCACCTTCACAGTGAGAGCCCTTcttcatggtggtggtggtggccccCTCTTCCTTGCACATGTGTGTTCTGACACCTTTAATTGTGTTGTTATTCTCTTATACATTTAGCTTCAGCCTTCCACGGCCATTACATTCTGTCATGAGCCACTGCGACCTGTAATTTTGCAGGTCTCAAGTGCGAACGGTGAAgagttagaaaataaacacagaaagaaaagggatgggatcaggaggactCATTGCCAAGCTGATGGCTTGCAAGAGTGAGCTTTCACCCCCAAAACACTTTATTCATAGTGCAGAGAGCaaagccatttgcaaaacaaagagatctctgatacaaagtcacatttctgaggcaaaccaagaattctctcAAGAGCCCAAAAAACCTTCCACCATGTAAAACATTTTAACCAGCAACTTCACAACACAAAGTGTAAAATGAAAACTGCCTCCATTCTCTTCAAGAGACATGGGGGATGGGATGAGTAGAAAccatcagcatcacagctaacatggaagtgtggggaagggcatggaaactgcctttaccaacttaatcaaacaatcagaggctgtgggaagagcttagcctttagcaacttaagccttaaactgcaaggaTCTTAGTCAGCTTACAGTCTCCGACagcctctagcaacttaatcacCAAGTGAGGCGGGGGAAgggcagcaaggaccctgtcaaCTTGCAGCCTGTTTCCCACAACACTCATTGATTTATTCTTTCATTGAATAAATGTCTATGGAGAACATACTGAGTGCTCCACACactaggcactggggataaaaAGTGCTTCTTCTTCACAGAGCTGACACACTAAGCCATTCTGAGCCACCTGGCCTGGCCATCTAGCTGGAGATCGCATTCTTTTCATGTCCCTAAAGCATTATCTTTCTGCTGGGTGGATGGGCCCATTAGTCATGAGGGCAAAATGTGGTCATCTCTGTGTCTTCCTGACTTCATGCAGCCAAGAAGAAAATTCCAGCCCAGGACAGAAGTAAAATTTGGACCCATAACTCTGTCCTGGTCTCTCAGATTCTATCACAGAAATTGGTCTCCTTCCTGAGAAAAGTTTGGGGAAAGCACATTACCTCTGGACAGTGAGTGGGagctggagtgggggtggggcaggatggGACTACAGACTATTCCCATGTCAGTAGAAGGCCTGTGTTCCACTAGAGAGAGCCCTGGCTCTACAGTCAGACAAAGacttgggtttgaatccaggTTCCAGGACTCCAAGGCTGTGTGGCCTTCCATAATTATCTTAATCTCTGGAAGCCTTAACACGGGATAGTAATAGCCACATAGGAAggtggctgtgaaaatcagtgatGCTTCCAggtactcaaatttttttttttcccagggtCACCATCGCAGGGTGTCTGAGCAAAAATACGACTATCACACCCTGGGGAACCGAACTCACGCCTACAAATGGAATCGACCAGGCCACTCCTAAATATGACAAGAACTCCTTGATCCCAACCATTGTGGGATTCATCATTGCCCTGGTTGGGCTGCCAGGAAACATGGCCGTGCTCTGGCTCCTGGGCTTCCGCATACGAAGGAAGGCCTTCTCCGTTTACGTCCTCAACCTGGCAGCAGCCgacttcctcttcctctgctgctatactaCATATGCCCTGGATAGATTCACTGGGTATTTCTCTTCCATCTCCGCACACATCCTGCACTTTTTCTTCAGTGTGGCAACCACTGCGTATATCACAGGCCTGAGCATTCTCAGTGCCATTAGCACAGAGCgctgtctgtctgttctgtgGCCCATCTGGTACCGCTGCCGCCGCCCCAAACACATGTCAGCTGTCTTGTGTTCCCTTCTCTGGGCTCTTTCTCTGCTGCTGAGCCTCCTGGACGAGATGTTCTGTCACATCCTGGATAGTAACATTTCTGTTGTGTGTAAAGTGATTTATCTTATCACCTTTGCATGGCTGATTTTGTTATTTGTGATACTCTCTGGGTCCAGCCTGGCCCTGCTGACCAGACTGCTATGTGGTTCCCAGCGGGTGCAGCTGACCCAGCTCTATGTGACTGTCATGCTCACGGTGCTGGTCTTCCTCCTCTGCGGCCTGCCCATCGGCATCCTTACTACCTGGTATCAACATGATCTGATTTCCTGCATTGATAAATACCTGGTTCCAATTATCCTGTCCTGTGTCAACAGCTGCGCAAACCCCATCATTTACTTCTTCGTTGGCTCCTTTAGGCAGCGATGGTGGAAGCGGCGACAGAATCTGAGGGTGGTTCTGCAGAGGGCTCTGCAGGACACTCCTGAAGTGGATGAACATGGGGAAAGCCCTCCTCAGGAGACACTGGCGATGTCGAGAAGCAGTCTGGTGTCCTGATTCAGTCTTGCTTTGTTCAGACAGATGTGATTTGACAGCTAGCTTTGTCCCTATCAGTTTTTGAGGTTTCCTTAATGTGTCTGCCCTGTGGAACCCAAAATTAAGACAGTTAACATGACAAACCCTCTCCTAGGTTTaagtggctatttggggttttttatggtcccatacaaacctggtgattttttgttctatttctttaaacaatgacattgggattttgatggggattgcattaaatttgtatattgctttgtgtaatatggccattttaactatgttgatttttccaatccataaacatggaatatatttccatttcattgtgtctttttcaatttctttcaataatgttttgtagttttcacatCCTTTAGTCAGTTTAATCCTAGGTGTATTTGTTGTTTCAACTGTAAAGgaattggggtttttttagttcattttccaaagtttcaacactggcatataggaaagcaataggcttttgtatattgattttgtattctgtcaCTTTActatattgcttttattatttctaatagctttttggtgaagtctttggggctttttatatacaggatcatgtcatctgcaaaaagtgatacctttacttcttctttcccgatgtgaatgtcttttatttctttctcttgcctgattgctctagctaaaacttctagaactatgttgaataagagtggagagagtgggcagccttgtcttcttcctgagatagagaaaaagccttcatttttttaaaacatttagtatgatattagctgatggtttgtcatatatggcctttattatgttaaggtacttatcttctattccaattttcttgaatgttttaaacataaatgtgtattgtatcttatcaaatgccttttcttcatctattgataagatcatataatttttgtcctttgcTTTGTGTATTATGTTGGTCAATTTCTgaatgttgaactatccttgcgCTCCTGGACTGATTCCTACTTGatggtgatgtattatttttttaatgtactgttgtattccatttgctagtatttgtttaggatttttgcatctgtattcattagatatattggtctgtagtcttcattttttgCATTGTccatgccaggttttggtatgagggttattttggtctcataaaatgtgttaaggaatattgcttcttccattttttggaagactttgagaagtataggtaccaaatcttctttgaatgtttggtggatttcactagtgtagccatcaggtcctggacttttgtttttggggaggtttttgatagttgtttctattttctctctgcttataggtctatttaggttttccatttctgtgtgactcagtctaggaagattgtatagtttcaGGAATATATCTATTTCCTCTAGGTTACTGAACTTGGTAGcttataatctttcatagtattctataatccTTTATATATTAATGATGTACAtagtaattttttctctttcatttcagattttgtttatatgagtctttagtttttttccttagtgagtctagcccagtggttctcaacctgtgggtcgcgaccccagcgggggtcgaacgaccaaaacacaggggtcacctaaagcaatgagaatacattccgaatcataactgtagcaaaattacagttatgaagtagccaccaaaattattttttggtttgggatcaccgcaacatgaggaactgtattgcggggtcacggcattagaaagattgagaaccactggtctagccagtggtttgtcaagtgtttaatcttttcaaagaaccagctgtttgttgtattttttctatagtgtttttattctctattttatttaattttgctctAATTtgtactatttcctttcttctgctgactttgggttaccttt is drawn from Saccopteryx leptura isolate mSacLep1 chromosome 1, mSacLep1_pri_phased_curated, whole genome shotgun sequence and contains these coding sequences:
- the LOC136387975 gene encoding mas-related G-protein coupled receptor member X2-like gives rise to the protein MPITQPLPMMTSSTNLDHYQNQEVDLGRMQLQPSTAITFCHEPLRPVILQVSSANGEELENKHRKKRDGIRRTHCQADGLQEVTIAGCLSKNTTITPWGTELTPTNGIDQATPKYDKNSLIPTIVGFIIALVGLPGNMAVLWLLGFRIRRKAFSVYVLNLAAADFLFLCCYTTYALDRFTGYFSSISAHILHFFFSVATTAYITGLSILSAISTERCLSVLWPIWYRCRRPKHMSAVLCSLLWALSLLLSLLDEMFCHILDSNISVVCKVIYLITFAWLILLFVILSGSSLALLTRLLCGSQRVQLTQLYVTVMLTVLVFLLCGLPIGILTTWYQHDLISCIDKYLVPIILSCVNSCANPIIYFFVGSFRQRWWKRRQNLRVVLQRALQDTPEVDEHGESPPQETLAMSRSSLVS